In Georgenia soli, a genomic segment contains:
- the mobA gene encoding molybdenum cofactor guanylyltransferase: MFDAVVLAGGTARRLGGASKPDVRLGGRRLLDHALAATTGGRRVVVVAPEDVAVPDGVLHTLEDPPYGGPVAGIAAGLATLGDGAAPWVLVLACDVPHAGSAVPRLRSAVTEGAQGADGAVLVDAEDRPQWLAALYRTAALHERLGEHPGGSVRALVSGLDLRHVRAAATEAADVDTWADLAALEE, translated from the coding sequence ATGTTCGACGCGGTCGTCCTCGCCGGCGGCACCGCGCGCCGGCTCGGCGGTGCCTCCAAGCCCGACGTCCGCCTCGGAGGACGCCGGCTGCTCGACCACGCCCTGGCCGCCACGACGGGCGGGAGGCGGGTGGTCGTCGTCGCCCCGGAGGACGTCGCCGTGCCCGACGGCGTCCTGCACACCCTCGAGGACCCGCCCTACGGCGGCCCGGTCGCGGGTATCGCCGCCGGGCTCGCCACCCTGGGTGACGGCGCCGCCCCGTGGGTGCTCGTGCTCGCCTGCGACGTGCCGCACGCCGGCAGCGCCGTGCCGCGGCTCCGGTCGGCGGTGACGGAGGGGGCGCAGGGCGCGGACGGCGCCGTGCTCGTCGACGCCGAGGACCGCCCGCAGTGGCTCGCGGCGCTCTACCGGACGGCCGCGCTGCACGAACGGCTCGGCGAGCACCCGGGCGGCTCGGTGCGCGCGCTCGTCTCGGGCCTGGACCTCCGGCACGTCCGGGCGGCCGCCACGGAGGCGGCCGACGTCGACACGTGGGCAGACCTGGCGGCGCTGGAGGAGTGA